TCGCGCCACGCTCAGCGAACGCTGCTGGAAGGAGATCCGCAGCGTGCGGGTGAGCCATCTGCGGCGCTGAGGTGTCCGGGGCGGCGGTGTCCCGGTGAGTCCGGGACCACCACCCGACGAAGACGATGGCGAGCACCGCCCGGGCAGAGCCTGACAACCGGCGGCCGGACGCGGGCGCGGCCGTTCCGGTGCGTTCACTGTGTCCCACGTGTCCGAGGCGGAGGCCGGCGGGCCGGCCGACCGGCCTCCGCGCACCGCTCTCGCCCCGCCCGCCCGTCGACGGCCGCGGGGCGGGCGCGCCGGGTATCCCGCCGGGTACGGCTCACGCCCCGCCGCGCAGGCACTGGAACGGATAGCCCGCGGCCTCCGCGGCCGCCGTACCGCCGTCGTGGGCGCGGATCGCCTCGAGGAGCCGGCCGTGGTCCATGTGGTTCTCGGGGCGCAGCTCCCGGCCCACGTCGTCCCGCAGCCAGTCGCGCAGCAGATCGCCCAGGTCGGCGTAGAGCGCGGTCAGCACGTCGTTGTGGGAGGCCGCGACCACGGCCAGATGGAAGGTGGCGTCGGCGGTGACGAACTGCTCGGCGTCGCCGGACTCCCACGCCTCCTCGCGCCGGGCCAGCAGCGCGTCCAGTTGCCTCAGGTCCTTCTCGGTGCGCCGCTCCGCTGCGAGCCGCGCCGCCGAGGACTCCAGCGTGGAGCGCAGCTCGGCGATGTGGCGCGGATCGGCGTCGGCGAACCTGCGGTGCATCACCCCGGCCAGCTCGCTCGTGGCCACCACGTAGGTGCCGGAGCCCTGGCGGATGTCCAGCAGCCCGTTGTGCGCCAGCGCCCGGACCGCCTCACGGACGGTGTTGCGGGCGACGCCCAGCAACTCGACCAGCTCCGGCTCGGTCGGGATCCGTGAGCCCACCGGCCACTCGCCCGAGGTGATCTGGTTCCGCAGCTCGGTGATGACCTGGTCCGAGAGGGCGGACCGCCGGGGAGAGGTCAGCGCCATGGTGCTCCTTGTCCGGGGGAGGGTCCACGACCCGGCCGCCCCGCGTCGGCTCCGGTGCTCCCGCAGCCGGGCCTCGCGCGATCGTCCGGGATTGGACAACCAATCATCCCATGATTCTATGATGGGGCCATGCCGGACGAGACCCAGACCCTGAGCCCCGCCGCCACGGCGGTCCGTACCACCACCGATTCTTCCGCGTCCCCCGCCGGAAAGGCGCCGGCCTGGGTCCTCCGGCTCGTCCTCGCCGGCCTTGTGCTCGCCGCACTCAACCTCCGGCCCGCCATCACCAGCCTCGGCGCCCTCCTGGAGGAGGTCCAGGAGGGGCTCCGCATGAGCGGCAGCGTGGCCGGTGTGCTCACCGCCGTGCCTCCGCTCTGCTTCGCCGTCTTCGGGCTCACCGCACCCAGGCTGGCCCGCCGCTTCGGGCCCGCCGCGGTCGTCTGCGCCGGCATGGTGGCCGTCACCGCGGGCCTGGCGCTCCGCCCCTTCGCCGGAGGCACCGCGGCGTTCCTCGCCGCCAGCGCGCTGGCCCTCATGGGCATCGCCGTCAGCAACGTGCTGATGCCGGTGATCGTCAAGCGCTGGTTCCCGGACCGCATCGGCAGCGTCACCGGTCTCTACTCCATGGCGCTCTCCCTCGGCACCGCCGTCGCGGCGGCCGCGACCGTGCCCATGACCCAGGTGCTGGGAGGCGGTTGGCGCACCGGTCTGGCGGTCTGGGCCGCGCTCGCGGCCACCGCCGTACTGCCGTGGGTGCCCCTGGTCCGCGGCCGGGGCGCGGGCACCTCCGGCACGACCGCGGCCGTCGGCCTGCGCCAGGAGCCGCCGAGCCCGACCGCGACCGCCGCCCCGGGCAGCGGCGCGGCGCGAGTGCCCGGTCGCAGCCAGTACGCTGCCACCGCGCCGGGCCCGGGCCCCGCCACCGGATCGCCCGCTCCGGCGCCCGCCGGGCGCCCGGCCCGGACCGAGCCCGCCCGCGCCGGAGCCGGCCGGGCGTCCGCGCCGCGCATCGCCCGCAGCCGTACCGCCTGGGCCCTCGCCTGCTTCTTCGGCCTTCAGGCCACCGGCGCGTACATCACCATGGGCTGGATGCCGCGGATCTTCCGCGACGCAGGTGTCCCGGCCGGCACCGCGGGCGTGCTGCTCGCGGTGACCATGGTCATGGGCGTGCCACTCGCCTTCGTGATCCCCCGGCTCGCCGCCCGGCTGAGGACACAGGGCCCGATCGTCCTCGCGCTCGGGCTGTGCGGAATGACCGGCTACGCGGGCCTGTTCCTCGCCCCCGCCGCCGGCGCCTGGGCCTGGGCGCTGCTGCTCGGCATCTCCAACTGCGCCTTCCCCCTCGCGCTCACCATGATCGGCATGCGCTCCCGCACCGGCACCGGGGTCGTCCGGCTGTCGGCCTTCGCCCAGAGCACCGGCTATCTGATCTCCATCCCAGGGCCGCTGCTCGTCGGCGTCCTCCACCAGCACAGCGGTGGCTGGGGCCTGCCGCTGGCGCTGATGGCGGGGCTGACCGTGCCGCAGATGGCGGCCGGTGTCCTCGCGGGCCGGGACCGCACGGTCGAGGACGAAGCCGGGATGCGACACTGACCCCATGCCTGTGCTCGACCCGAACCCCCCGAACGGCCAGAAGAAGCTCCTGCTCGTCTTCGGCACGATGATCGGCATCACCGTGATCATCGGAATCATCGCCTCGATCGCCTCGCCGTGACCGCGGTGACGGGGGTTTTCCCCACCGTCCCCTAGGGGGCGAGTGTCAGGGGGAAGTGGGTGGCTCACCGGATGGGCGGCCCGGTCCATGATCCGTAGGTTGGAAGCAGCTCAGCGGGAGCCCAGCTTCGGACCTCACGGAGGCGGCCATGTCGGCCCGTACGCACCCCCGGCACCACGCACCGGCGGCGGCCGACGGTGGCGATGCCTGCGCGGGGAGCGGCGGCACCGGCGCGGGCGGTGCCGGTAGCGGACCGAGGACCACCGGCGGCCCGGAACGGCGCGAGGCCGTCGGCCCGCAGGGCGCCGGCACCGGCCCGTGGGCTGTCGGCACCGGGCTCAGGTGGTGGGCCCTCGTCCTGCCGGTGGTCGCCTTCTCCGCGCTCTTCCTGCTCGCCACCGCCGCGGGCCGGGCACAGGCCGCCGCCCATTCGCCGGTGGTGTTCCTCGGCTGGATCCAGCTGGCACTGACCGGTCCCTGAACCGGGCGCCACCGCCGCCCCGCCGGCCGCCGTCGGACGTGCTCGCGCTTCGTGCGGTGACCCCTCAACACCCTGCGCCCGCTGGCTGATTTCATGCGAAGCTGGGGAGCATGAGCGCCGATACACCGCGAAGGATCGTCCTACTCCGCCATGCGAAGGCCGACTGGCCCCAGGTGTCCGACCACGAGCGGCCGCTCGCCGACCGGGGCCGCACCGACGCCCCCGTCGCCGGCCGTAAGCTCGCCGATACCGGCATCCCCTTCGACCTGGCCCTGTGCTCGACCGCCACGAGGACCCGCGAGACCTGGAAGCTCGCCGTCCAGGAGTTGCCCGAGCGGCCCAGGACCGTGTACGAGGAGCGGCTCTACGAGGCTTCACTCGGAGATCTGCTGGCGCTGCTCAACGAGACCCCGGACGAGGTCACCGATCTGCTGCTCATCGGTCACAACCCCGGAATGCACGCCCTCGCCGACGCCCTCGCGGGGAAGGCGGAGGGCGACACCCTGCAGCGG
The genomic region above belongs to Streptomyces marianii and contains:
- a CDS encoding CynX/NimT family MFS transporter, which gives rise to MPDETQTLSPAATAVRTTTDSSASPAGKAPAWVLRLVLAGLVLAALNLRPAITSLGALLEEVQEGLRMSGSVAGVLTAVPPLCFAVFGLTAPRLARRFGPAAVVCAGMVAVTAGLALRPFAGGTAAFLAASALALMGIAVSNVLMPVIVKRWFPDRIGSVTGLYSMALSLGTAVAAAATVPMTQVLGGGWRTGLAVWAALAATAVLPWVPLVRGRGAGTSGTTAAVGLRQEPPSPTATAAPGSGAARVPGRSQYAATAPGPGPATGSPAPAPAGRPARTEPARAGAGRASAPRIARSRTAWALACFFGLQATGAYITMGWMPRIFRDAGVPAGTAGVLLAVTMVMGVPLAFVIPRLAARLRTQGPIVLALGLCGMTGYAGLFLAPAAGAWAWALLLGISNCAFPLALTMIGMRSRTGTGVVRLSAFAQSTGYLISIPGPLLVGVLHQHSGGWGLPLALMAGLTVPQMAAGVLAGRDRTVEDEAGMRH
- a CDS encoding SGM_5486 family transporter-associated protein, whose translation is MPVLDPNPPNGQKKLLLVFGTMIGITVIIGIIASIASP
- a CDS encoding FadR/GntR family transcriptional regulator → MALTSPRRSALSDQVITELRNQITSGEWPVGSRIPTEPELVELLGVARNTVREAVRALAHNGLLDIRQGSGTYVVATSELAGVMHRRFADADPRHIAELRSTLESSAARLAAERRTEKDLRQLDALLARREEAWESGDAEQFVTADATFHLAVVAASHNDVLTALYADLGDLLRDWLRDDVGRELRPENHMDHGRLLEAIRAHDGGTAAAEAAGYPFQCLRGGA
- a CDS encoding SixA phosphatase family protein, whose translation is MSADTPRRIVLLRHAKADWPQVSDHERPLADRGRTDAPVAGRKLADTGIPFDLALCSTATRTRETWKLAVQELPERPRTVYEERLYEASLGDLLALLNETPDEVTDLLLIGHNPGMHALADALAGKAEGDTLQRMSRGGFPTAAFAVVGFSGSWKSVEHGVGTLIDYWAPHD